In Gemmata obscuriglobus, a single genomic region encodes these proteins:
- a CDS encoding RNA polymerase sigma factor, which translates to MGPTPETEPAAVRRAVLDSLEIGTISEKLVLLVHQIARRRCCPGMAEDIAQTVLCSLVRNLQKLDPDKDLYAYICSGVVNTWRRIMRGRRAERKYLLAQVEVILAGLPPAYRSTARGQAIASWEQVSGLKYYA; encoded by the coding sequence ATGGGGCCGACACCAGAGACTGAACCCGCCGCTGTCCGCCGAGCTGTACTCGATTCGCTCGAAATCGGTACGATTTCCGAAAAATTGGTTCTTTTAGTACACCAAATTGCACGTCGCAGGTGCTGTCCCGGTATGGCCGAAGATATTGCCCAGACCGTACTTTGCAGCCTTGTCCGAAATCTTCAGAAACTCGACCCGGACAAGGACTTGTATGCTTATATTTGCAGCGGCGTGGTCAATACTTGGCGGCGAATTATGCGGGGGCGTCGAGCCGAGCGTAAATACCTTTTGGCTCAGGTGGAAGTGATCTTGGCCGGCTTGCCTCCGGCGTATCGAAGTACTGCTAGGGGGCAAGCGATTGCGTCATGGGAGCAGGTGTCGGGGTTAAAGTACTATGCTTAA
- a CDS encoding glycosyltransferase family 9 protein, giving the protein MGNGVPLEKQAAPPYRLHLRQGQCPGDVLVLTAAVESLHRAYPGEYLVSVQTTAPEIWWHNPGVTDTPAYQCAILEMEYPAIHECGTRHVHFMHAFCEYLSNLIGRPVPLAVNRPHLYLAPDEQKPLDAVRTDVPYCVINAGHKLDYTAKFASTAIWQEVVDYFRGRLQFVQVGEANPHHIHRPLEGVLNLIGKTTFREFFRLVRYSTVACGPVSFLMHTAAAFEVPYVCLAGGREEPSWAAYSTTQYLHTMGALDCCRTSRACWKSRTVPLKDGNRNDLSLCSLPVIQDDGEAVPKCLDMIGAAGVIRAIDQQLGGR; this is encoded by the coding sequence ATGGGCAACGGCGTACCGCTAGAGAAGCAAGCAGCTCCTCCGTATCGTCTTCACCTCCGTCAGGGGCAGTGTCCGGGTGACGTGCTGGTCCTCACAGCAGCCGTCGAAAGCTTGCACCGAGCTTACCCGGGGGAATATCTCGTATCGGTCCAGACGACCGCACCTGAAATTTGGTGGCACAACCCCGGAGTTACCGACACCCCGGCGTACCAGTGTGCAATTTTGGAAATGGAATATCCGGCCATTCACGAGTGCGGCACTCGGCACGTCCATTTCATGCACGCCTTCTGCGAATATCTGTCGAATTTGATCGGCCGTCCAGTGCCTTTGGCAGTGAACCGGCCGCACCTGTACCTAGCCCCCGACGAACAAAAGCCGCTGGACGCTGTTCGGACCGATGTCCCGTACTGCGTCATCAATGCCGGGCACAAACTAGACTACACGGCCAAGTTCGCTAGCACGGCAATTTGGCAGGAGGTGGTGGATTATTTCCGGGGGCGGCTTCAATTCGTTCAGGTGGGAGAAGCGAATCCGCACCACATCCATCGCCCTCTGGAGGGAGTGCTGAACCTGATCGGCAAAACGACATTCCGTGAGTTCTTTCGGCTGGTTCGGTATTCGACGGTGGCGTGCGGTCCGGTTTCGTTTTTGATGCACACGGCCGCTGCGTTCGAGGTGCCTTATGTGTGCCTGGCCGGGGGCCGGGAGGAGCCGTCATGGGCGGCGTATTCCACGACTCAGTATCTGCACACGATGGGGGCGTTGGACTGTTGCCGCACATCGAGAGCGTGCTGGAAGTCGAGGACGGTGCCGCTGAAGGACGGAAATCGAAATGACCTGTCGCTTTGTTCGCTGCCGGTGATCCAGGACGACGGTGAAGCGGTGCCGAAATGCCTAGATATGATTGGTGCCGCCGGCGTAATTCGGGCCATTGATCAGCAACTGGGAGGCAGATGA
- a CDS encoding phage major capsid protein — MNKKKLVSYVLESSFGGLAEGTVLQCDEEKGNALVAAGVCREATEEDIGETAEDEVKEDEAEEDKDEGDEELVQDAVRRLAADANATVTKAVEKATEKLANRVKRPAFATPHVAGSDLAATGGFKNLGDAVAGYIRARKGDFDAARRFSQYGKAVEARTKATGMSISGGSGHQGGDLVPQEWAKDLWRLTFQNVPDLLGMMTKYEMRNQVENIPAWVQSSAAAGIQSNVIAEANSITATVGVTANVQLSLVKGAVLVNTSDELLRFNSYNLENVIKQVVPERLRFMTNGNVVAGTNSQINLVSNAAAVTVIAATPGRINFDDVTKMNAALYDDFDNDAIWLCSKSTLPELYSLAYPNRGATNPYPAWTPGTFGQEQLLGPKPKGTLLGKPVYTLENIPALGSRGALILWHPKSCAAGYSGLIADQTPYLYFDLAQDSFRFLFYFDSVNPLTTPYTRADGSVSSNIVVLSAGSTSSS, encoded by the coding sequence GTGAATAAGAAAAAACTGGTCAGTTACGTTCTGGAGTCGAGCTTCGGCGGTCTGGCTGAAGGTACCGTTCTTCAGTGCGACGAGGAAAAAGGCAACGCCTTAGTGGCCGCTGGCGTGTGCCGTGAGGCCACTGAAGAGGACATCGGCGAGACCGCTGAAGACGAAGTAAAAGAAGACGAGGCGGAAGAGGACAAGGACGAAGGGGACGAGGAACTCGTCCAAGATGCTGTCCGGCGTCTTGCAGCCGATGCTAATGCCACTGTCACCAAGGCCGTCGAGAAGGCAACCGAGAAGCTGGCGAACCGGGTCAAGCGTCCGGCATTCGCCACCCCGCACGTAGCGGGCTCCGATCTGGCCGCAACTGGCGGATTCAAGAACCTAGGTGACGCTGTGGCCGGGTACATCCGGGCACGTAAAGGCGACTTCGACGCAGCTCGGCGTTTCTCCCAGTACGGAAAGGCGGTCGAAGCTCGAACTAAAGCCACTGGCATGTCGATCAGCGGCGGGTCCGGTCACCAGGGTGGTGACCTCGTGCCGCAAGAGTGGGCTAAAGACCTGTGGCGTCTTACCTTCCAGAACGTCCCGGACCTGCTCGGGATGATGACCAAGTACGAGATGCGGAATCAGGTCGAGAACATTCCGGCGTGGGTCCAGTCTTCGGCGGCGGCCGGTATCCAGTCGAACGTGATCGCTGAGGCGAACAGCATCACCGCCACCGTTGGCGTGACGGCCAACGTCCAGTTGTCGTTGGTGAAGGGTGCCGTCCTGGTGAACACCTCGGACGAACTGCTTCGCTTCAACAGCTACAATTTGGAAAACGTCATCAAACAGGTCGTGCCGGAGCGGCTCCGATTCATGACCAACGGTAACGTGGTTGCGGGTACGAACTCCCAGATTAACTTGGTGAGCAACGCCGCAGCCGTAACGGTCATTGCGGCGACACCGGGCCGGATCAACTTCGACGACGTTACGAAGATGAATGCGGCACTGTACGACGATTTCGACAATGACGCCATCTGGCTGTGCAGCAAGAGCACTCTGCCAGAACTGTACAGCTTGGCGTACCCGAACCGTGGGGCAACCAACCCGTACCCGGCCTGGACCCCGGGCACCTTCGGTCAGGAACAGTTGCTCGGGCCGAAGCCGAAGGGCACGCTGTTGGGCAAGCCGGTGTACACCCTGGAAAACATCCCGGCGTTGGGTTCCCGTGGTGCTCTGATCCTGTGGCACCCGAAGTCCTGTGCGGCCGGGTACAGCGGCCTGATCGCTGATCAGACACCGTACCTCTACTTCGACCTGGCACAAGATTCGTTCAGATTCCTGTTCTACTTCGACTCGGTGAACCCGCTGACTACGCCGTACACCCGTGCGGACGGGTCGGTGTCGTCGAACATCGTCGTGTTGTCAGCGGGGTCAACCAGCAGCAGTTAA
- a CDS encoding AAA family ATPase yields the protein MDQTAQAEIKKRTEEEKRKLIEELAKQDPDRQPLDITITGTESFLREILGTLLTETDLAVKYHDKLTTEHWVAEHHKLIFKTLARHVEKYKKLPTKAYLENVLTQELDGKDEAVKLWHLGELNTLLEYHTDHPVPEQIDDHLRHFVFEQQSKVDLLRFMDARNNKKVSYEEQTQFLKTMIENRERNLAGSEDADLCDLDTFFAETSSEYKYLVPRRIPQGKLMVIPGPAKKGKTTCIIQSFIDLVYTGSFWGEAADPFPFYYVDYENDTAYLKHCILNPVMEGRDWTDLKKWFRVSNRQVDNKAYKLPPHVTTDFLDQIAKRMTQPGFFLIDSLRRSFGRKPGLKSNWEWDANCISGLLDPFSEWSHKTGHTVGFIHHANHEGRASGSTDILAVPDVLIDFEVVKAPGTGQDTTQRRVKIGGRIDHTPPHTLEFDDGVYRYLGAGEDAAAALSEENLANAMAHVVRHLESSGPESGAAMLRSFKADKLNLSSAKLYDALRALEAEKIVENDAKKKKYGLVTGYADLWGPFKAKLGLKATNWTPGKEA from the coding sequence ATGGACCAAACAGCACAAGCGGAAATTAAGAAAAGGACGGAAGAAGAGAAGCGGAAGCTGATCGAAGAACTGGCGAAGCAAGACCCCGACCGCCAGCCGCTCGACATCACCATCACCGGTACCGAGAGCTTCCTGCGGGAGATTCTCGGCACGCTGCTGACCGAGACCGACCTGGCTGTCAAATATCACGACAAGCTGACCACCGAGCACTGGGTGGCCGAGCACCATAAACTGATTTTTAAGACCCTGGCCCGTCACGTCGAGAAGTACAAAAAGCTCCCGACCAAAGCGTACCTCGAAAACGTCCTGACTCAAGAGCTTGACGGCAAGGACGAGGCCGTAAAGCTGTGGCACCTCGGCGAGCTAAATACACTCCTGGAGTATCACACCGACCACCCCGTCCCCGAACAAATCGACGACCACCTTCGACACTTCGTTTTCGAGCAGCAGAGCAAAGTGGACCTGTTGCGGTTTATGGACGCCCGCAACAACAAAAAGGTCAGTTACGAGGAGCAAACCCAGTTCCTCAAGACGATGATCGAGAACCGGGAGCGTAACCTGGCCGGTTCCGAAGACGCCGACCTGTGCGACCTGGACACCTTCTTCGCCGAAACGTCCTCCGAGTACAAGTACCTCGTCCCCCGGCGTATCCCGCAAGGGAAGCTGATGGTCATTCCCGGCCCCGCCAAAAAGGGGAAAACGACGTGTATCATCCAGTCGTTTATCGACCTCGTGTACACCGGGTCGTTCTGGGGAGAAGCCGCCGACCCGTTCCCCTTTTATTACGTGGACTACGAAAACGATACGGCGTACCTGAAGCACTGCATTCTGAACCCGGTCATGGAAGGCCGGGACTGGACCGACCTAAAAAAGTGGTTTAGGGTCAGCAACCGCCAGGTGGACAACAAGGCGTACAAACTCCCGCCCCACGTCACCACCGACTTCCTGGACCAAATCGCCAAGCGGATGACCCAGCCCGGCTTTTTCCTGATCGATTCGCTTCGCCGTTCTTTCGGGCGAAAGCCCGGCTTGAAGTCAAACTGGGAATGGGACGCAAACTGTATCAGCGGACTTTTGGACCCCTTTTCCGAGTGGTCCCACAAAACCGGTCATACCGTCGGGTTCATTCACCATGCGAATCACGAAGGACGGGCCAGCGGTAGCACCGACATCCTGGCGGTCCCGGACGTTCTGATCGATTTTGAAGTTGTCAAGGCCCCTGGAACCGGTCAGGATACCACCCAGCGACGTGTCAAAATCGGTGGCCGTATCGACCACACCCCGCCGCACACGCTCGAATTCGACGACGGTGTGTACCGGTACCTCGGAGCGGGTGAGGATGCCGCTGCCGCACTCAGCGAAGAGAACCTAGCGAACGCAATGGCCCACGTCGTCCGACACCTCGAATCGTCAGGGCCGGAGTCGGGTGCCGCCATGCTTCGGAGTTTCAAAGCCGACAAGCTGAACCTGTCCTCGGCCAAGCTGTACGATGCTCTCCGGGCACTGGAGGCCGAGAAGATCGTCGAGAACGACGCTAAGAAGAAAAAGTACGGGTTGGTCACCGGCTACGCCGATCTGTGGGGGCCGTTTAAGGCGAAGCTCGGGTTAAAGGCCACAAATTGGACCCCCGGCAAGGAAGCGTGA
- the terL gene encoding phage terminase large subunit, which yields MAANRFRHFCELVWPAVRPEPFVGGYFVDALCEHLEAVHKGQIKRLALVCPVRHGKSVFTSVLWPAWCWITDPSIRFLSASATQDLVLRDSDKTRDIISHTVFQKHFAGLFNLSEKQDSKGWYKNDRGGERKAVGAGTRSTGLDAEYLIVDDLLDYDKARHEGERKAVLDFYANTLTNRLVYAANKDRIVLCGHRVHEDDVFNHVWTTFGNDGSWTYLYLPAEANPDLSNSYHNALGWKDTRKVGQLLHPGVVPLAKINEAKKGGKHKYHCLYNQDVTPADGDIFSASMFRYFTAADGFYNLAGKQVDAKAAWRFVAVDTAVSTESTADYSVIQVWDCIGGHLVLVHQIRKRLDGTKLVPAIASVHRTYNPQFVCVEEQFVGRFVIDQLRAESVPVKRFNAKGHGDKETRAVAAQIRMEAGSVWFPADQDWVSDLQKELLAFPASTHDDQVDALSMACILADKYTGKIEIELTPEEAEAKAKKDAEGRFQKMLWQGAPF from the coding sequence TTGGCCGCAAACCGGTTCCGCCACTTCTGCGAACTCGTTTGGCCTGCCGTCCGCCCAGAACCATTTGTCGGCGGATACTTCGTAGACGCCTTATGCGAGCACCTGGAAGCCGTCCACAAAGGTCAGATCAAGCGGCTAGCTCTCGTTTGCCCCGTCCGGCACGGCAAAAGCGTATTCACCTCCGTACTGTGGCCCGCTTGGTGCTGGATCACCGACCCGTCGATACGGTTCCTTTCGGCATCCGCCACACAAGACCTTGTTCTTCGTGACAGCGACAAGACCCGGGACATCATCAGCCACACGGTCTTTCAAAAGCACTTCGCCGGTCTCTTCAATCTCTCCGAAAAGCAAGACTCGAAGGGGTGGTACAAGAACGATCGGGGCGGCGAACGAAAGGCCGTCGGTGCCGGCACCCGATCCACAGGTCTCGATGCCGAATATCTGATCGTCGACGACCTTCTGGACTACGACAAGGCCCGACACGAAGGCGAGCGAAAAGCCGTTCTGGACTTCTACGCCAACACGTTGACCAACCGGTTGGTGTACGCTGCGAACAAGGACCGTATCGTCCTATGCGGGCACCGGGTTCACGAAGACGACGTATTCAACCACGTCTGGACCACGTTCGGCAACGACGGCAGTTGGACGTATTTGTACCTCCCGGCAGAAGCGAATCCGGACCTGAGTAACAGCTACCACAACGCTCTCGGTTGGAAGGACACCCGGAAGGTCGGCCAGTTGCTCCACCCCGGCGTTGTGCCGCTGGCAAAGATCAATGAGGCGAAGAAGGGAGGGAAGCACAAGTACCACTGTCTTTACAACCAGGATGTTACTCCGGCGGACGGTGACATCTTCTCCGCTTCGATGTTCCGGTACTTCACGGCGGCAGACGGCTTTTACAATCTGGCCGGGAAGCAGGTTGATGCGAAAGCGGCTTGGCGGTTCGTGGCGGTTGATACTGCCGTCAGCACCGAGAGCACTGCCGACTATTCAGTGATTCAGGTCTGGGACTGCATCGGTGGTCACCTCGTCCTAGTCCATCAGATACGAAAACGACTCGACGGCACGAAACTGGTGCCGGCCATCGCCAGCGTCCACCGAACCTACAACCCTCAGTTCGTGTGCGTGGAGGAGCAGTTCGTCGGGCGGTTCGTCATCGATCAGTTGCGGGCCGAGAGTGTACCGGTCAAGCGGTTCAACGCAAAAGGTCACGGTGACAAAGAGACGAGGGCGGTAGCGGCACAGATCAGAATGGAAGCCGGGAGTGTGTGGTTCCCGGCAGATCAGGACTGGGTGTCGGACCTTCAAAAAGAACTCCTAGCGTTCCCGGCGAGCACCCACGACGACCAAGTGGATGCGTTGTCGATGGCGTGCATTTTGGCGGACAAGTACACCGGGAAGATCGAGATCGAACTGACCCCGGAGGAAGCCGAAGCAAAAGCAAAAAAGGACGCTGAGGGGCGTTTCCAAAAGATGCTTTGGCAGGGTGCTCCGTTCTGA
- a CDS encoding class I SAM-dependent methyltransferase has protein sequence MSDGKKLVQFFDHGLGDCVQYVTLLQLYKRRGYDVRCHWEPNKEHVFQAAGIGHQQTLKHNPWKYYPGFNSPKPEQDGSGNKTFLNLNRDGLPHIGEPDELWDELCQVNLEDSFDKLITPEVRAEVDRFLDGLPRPIVCIHSKGTNFQGEKTIPDKAISEVYSLLLDGMPGSLVLMDWDNRVPRPPHGRIRHVKRDWGHISVLQTAALLSASDLLIGIDSGPYHLAAMTRTPALGVFHHFYPSCVTLPRPTLKNVVMTRNANSYKPVNQARRKRWSVVEYGGALPSASDIATHALRMLTGPRYGLPLGRDVMLQQMVRDWLKASTGTSALADRNNTMDWLFRELGRFPNPQIVETGSIRSREDWSAGYSTYLFGCYLDGRNAGQLTSTDVDGGNCATARELCRPWGERVSVVESDSVQFLKGYGGKIDVLFLDSMDCEHAEHASHGLAEAKAAEPHFHDGSIVGFDDTVWQSGRWTGKGGLGVPYLLGQGWKVAASGYQTFLVIGPGKT, from the coding sequence ATGAGCGACGGGAAAAAGCTGGTTCAGTTCTTCGACCACGGCCTCGGAGATTGTGTGCAGTACGTCACGCTGCTCCAGTTGTACAAACGGCGGGGGTACGACGTTCGGTGCCACTGGGAACCGAACAAAGAACACGTGTTCCAGGCCGCCGGGATCGGGCACCAGCAGACGCTTAAGCACAATCCGTGGAAGTACTACCCGGGCTTCAATTCCCCGAAACCAGAACAGGACGGCAGCGGCAACAAGACCTTCTTGAATTTGAACCGGGACGGCCTTCCGCACATCGGCGAACCCGATGAGCTTTGGGACGAACTGTGCCAAGTGAACCTGGAAGACAGTTTCGACAAGCTCATCACGCCGGAAGTGCGGGCCGAGGTGGATCGATTCCTTGACGGCCTGCCCCGACCGATCGTCTGTATTCACAGTAAAGGCACGAACTTTCAGGGCGAGAAAACAATTCCGGATAAGGCGATTTCCGAGGTGTACTCATTGCTCCTTGACGGGATGCCGGGGTCGTTGGTTCTGATGGACTGGGACAACCGGGTGCCCCGGCCGCCGCATGGTCGTATTCGTCACGTGAAGCGGGACTGGGGCCACATTTCCGTTCTGCAAACAGCAGCCCTGTTGAGTGCGTCGGACCTCCTGATCGGCATCGATTCCGGCCCGTACCACCTGGCCGCAATGACTCGAACTCCGGCTTTGGGCGTGTTTCACCACTTTTACCCATCGTGCGTGACGTTGCCCCGGCCAACGCTGAAAAACGTCGTCATGACCCGGAATGCGAATTCGTACAAACCGGTGAACCAGGCCCGGCGAAAGCGGTGGAGTGTGGTGGAATACGGCGGAGCTTTGCCGTCTGCTTCGGACATCGCCACTCACGCTTTACGGATGCTAACCGGACCTCGTTACGGACTTCCGTTGGGCCGGGACGTGATGCTTCAACAAATGGTCCGAGACTGGTTGAAAGCGAGTACTGGCACCTCGGCGTTGGCAGACCGGAACAACACGATGGACTGGTTGTTTCGAGAGCTTGGCCGTTTTCCGAACCCGCAAATTGTTGAAACCGGTAGTATTCGAAGCCGGGAGGATTGGTCGGCGGGCTACAGTACGTACTTATTCGGGTGCTATTTGGACGGCCGGAATGCGGGGCAACTGACTTCGACGGACGTTGACGGCGGGAATTGTGCGACGGCTCGGGAGCTTTGTCGTCCGTGGGGCGAACGGGTTTCGGTGGTCGAGTCGGATTCGGTGCAATTTTTGAAGGGATACGGCGGGAAGATCGACGTGTTGTTCCTTGATTCGATGGATTGCGAACACGCTGAACACGCTTCCCACGGACTGGCCGAGGCGAAGGCGGCCGAACCGCACTTCCACGACGGTTCAATCGTAGGGTTCGACGACACTGTTTGGCAGAGCGGGCGGTGGACCGGCAAGGGCGGCCTCGGCGTGCCCTACCTACTCGGCCAGGGGTGGAAGGTGGCGGCCAGCGGGTACCAGACATTCCTCGTTATAGGACCGGGAAAGACGTGA
- a CDS encoding phage portal protein has translation MPKNEGQKSKKKAVTKKKTAPKKPTTKKRVAKKGYAGSGNIWTPISGGTFGGGFDPTQQEVPTPVDLLCAYEDVVFACTNRIAQGVAEAATSFKLVVATGHADSRPNSTTKALRTTDRKWIEKNHKNRVRKAVSVEEVVDHPALDLLDTPNPLYSWSKLVELTTEYMCLVGSAFIFKGRNDLGQVRELWVLPSHLVQIEPDEKTGAIAGYKFKSGTTEELHKPSDVIHIRYTADPLDPHTSFGISPLRSIWQRFSLLRQEQGSWLSVLRNMAFPSLLASPPDNETWTPQQAERIEKQLNERFRWGNQGGVWAVQDSTKVSPLSTPPKDVAALNMYEQIRESVAQAYNVPLPMLDMADTSFVTADVTRRNFQEYCLVPILNTIFETLSHDLLPARMWLAADNIVQRDEVFELQKSTALFQGGITWLNEAREEQGYDPVPDGNKFFFELMETGTPSAQTFTTSYTGGRFKRKGYKSTVPDATALVEVLKSLYARLGQDVISRLKHANAIHTKSFFPVADWKDEIVRELVPVLRLYVEEGGSAVLGEIGGALKVLPVNKLDDAVQRAALAFADSTLSTTTLSVEDAVKATREAIQSGLGQGEANAELSKRVGAIFEDLTETRAMLIAETESSRAKHAGELLAIDESGVTAMKKWLPDNMACDLCRELARKGGVPLDQPFATKGIGPYARIDHPPGHPGCRCSLQYEFE, from the coding sequence ATGCCGAAAAACGAGGGTCAGAAGTCGAAGAAAAAGGCGGTCACCAAGAAGAAGACCGCTCCGAAGAAGCCGACCACCAAAAAGCGGGTGGCAAAGAAAGGGTACGCCGGGTCCGGGAACATCTGGACCCCGATCAGCGGGGGCACGTTCGGCGGTGGGTTCGATCCCACGCAGCAAGAGGTTCCCACGCCGGTCGACCTTCTGTGTGCCTACGAAGACGTGGTTTTTGCTTGCACAAACCGCATCGCACAGGGCGTTGCTGAGGCCGCCACGTCGTTCAAGCTCGTCGTTGCCACCGGCCACGCCGACTCCCGGCCGAACTCCACCACGAAAGCACTTCGCACCACTGACCGGAAGTGGATCGAGAAGAACCATAAGAATCGGGTGCGGAAGGCCGTGAGTGTTGAGGAAGTGGTGGACCACCCGGCCCTCGATCTTCTTGACACGCCGAACCCGCTGTATTCCTGGTCGAAGCTCGTCGAGCTGACGACCGAGTATATGTGCTTGGTCGGGTCTGCCTTCATCTTCAAGGGCCGAAACGATCTCGGCCAGGTTCGGGAACTGTGGGTTCTTCCGAGTCACTTGGTACAGATCGAGCCGGATGAGAAGACCGGGGCCATTGCGGGGTACAAGTTCAAGTCCGGCACTACCGAAGAACTGCACAAGCCGTCCGACGTAATCCACATCCGGTACACGGCCGACCCGCTGGACCCACACACCTCGTTTGGCATCTCGCCACTTCGCTCCATCTGGCAGCGGTTCAGCTTACTCCGGCAGGAACAAGGAAGCTGGCTGTCGGTGCTTAGAAACATGGCGTTTCCGAGTCTTTTGGCGTCACCGCCGGACAACGAGACATGGACCCCGCAACAGGCCGAGAGGATCGAAAAGCAACTGAACGAGCGGTTTCGATGGGGCAACCAGGGCGGCGTTTGGGCGGTGCAAGACTCGACGAAAGTGTCGCCACTCAGCACACCCCCGAAGGACGTAGCGGCCCTGAACATGTACGAGCAAATCCGTGAAAGTGTGGCACAGGCGTACAACGTCCCGCTCCCGATGCTCGACATGGCGGACACCAGCTTCGTGACGGCGGACGTGACCCGGCGGAACTTTCAAGAATACTGTCTGGTTCCGATCCTGAACACGATCTTCGAAACGCTCAGCCACGACCTTCTCCCGGCCCGAATGTGGTTAGCGGCGGACAACATCGTCCAGCGGGACGAGGTGTTCGAACTCCAGAAAAGTACGGCACTTTTTCAGGGCGGTATCACCTGGCTGAACGAGGCCCGGGAGGAGCAAGGGTACGATCCGGTCCCGGACGGAAACAAGTTCTTCTTCGAGTTGATGGAGACCGGAACGCCCTCGGCCCAGACGTTCACCACGTCGTACACCGGCGGGCGGTTCAAGCGGAAGGGGTACAAATCCACGGTGCCGGACGCCACGGCCCTCGTCGAGGTGCTGAAGTCGCTGTACGCTCGCCTCGGCCAGGACGTGATTTCACGCCTGAAGCACGCCAACGCCATCCACACCAAAAGTTTCTTCCCCGTGGCCGACTGGAAGGACGAGATCGTCCGGGAGTTAGTGCCGGTTCTCCGACTCTACGTCGAAGAAGGTGGATCAGCCGTCCTCGGAGAGATTGGCGGGGCTTTGAAGGTGCTCCCGGTGAACAAGCTCGACGATGCCGTCCAGCGTGCGGCCCTGGCGTTCGCTGACTCCACGCTCTCCACCACAACCCTTTCGGTCGAAGATGCGGTGAAGGCAACACGGGAAGCGATTCAGAGCGGTCTCGGCCAGGGCGAAGCAAACGCCGAACTGTCGAAGCGGGTCGGTGCAATTTTCGAAGACCTGACCGAGACCCGGGCAATGCTGATCGCTGAAACCGAGTCGTCGAGAGCTAAGCACGCTGGTGAACTACTCGCCATCGACGAGTCCGGCGTAACGGCCATGAAAAAGTGGCTTCCTGACAACATGGCGTGCGACTTGTGCCGTGAACTGGCCCGCAAGGGCGGTGTTCCGCTGGATCAGCCGTTCGCCACCAAAGGGATCGGGCCTTACGCCAGGATCGATCACCCGCCAGGTCATCCCGGTTGCCGATGCTCTTTGCAGTACGAGTTCGAGTAA
- a CDS encoding HK97 family phage prohead protease: MKKKTVECALAPVRVTEDTARYIDSLVKELPKTDAYNFRRKAVTSEVTDVQATERVDTSRVTTRLMDRDCEIVLPEGIELDSYRQNPIVLWGHDQDRPCGKCLWIKPDADGLIAKTYYTPRPEAYQGEWLPDFVFSMVQAEVLKGKSIGFIPLEMREPEPAEVEANPAVQCVITRSLLLEYSVVSIPSNPAALVETVNKGFSLDNWGITIVGKTKKPTPKKPVQKKANVYGPMADAVKALKMDPNKIAEEAVAALLKRWEV; the protein is encoded by the coding sequence GTGAAGAAAAAGACCGTTGAATGTGCCTTGGCCCCGGTGCGGGTCACCGAAGACACGGCCCGGTACATCGACAGCCTGGTCAAAGAACTGCCGAAAACCGACGCCTACAATTTCCGAAGGAAGGCGGTCACGTCCGAAGTCACCGACGTTCAGGCCACGGAGCGGGTGGACACGTCCCGGGTCACCACACGTTTAATGGATCGAGACTGCGAAATCGTCCTCCCGGAGGGCATCGAACTCGATAGCTACCGCCAGAACCCTATCGTCCTTTGGGGCCATGATCAGGACCGGCCGTGCGGTAAGTGCCTCTGGATCAAGCCCGACGCCGATGGCCTTATCGCCAAGACGTACTACACGCCACGGCCCGAAGCGTATCAGGGTGAATGGCTCCCCGACTTCGTGTTCTCGATGGTCCAGGCGGAAGTCCTGAAGGGGAAAAGCATCGGCTTCATCCCGCTCGAAATGCGTGAGCCGGAGCCGGCCGAGGTGGAAGCGAATCCGGCCGTCCAGTGCGTCATCACCCGCTCGCTGCTGTTGGAGTACAGCGTGGTGTCCATTCCGTCGAATCCAGCCGCCCTCGTCGAGACGGTGAACAAGGGGTTCAGTCTCGACAACTGGGGTATCACCATCGTCGGCAAGACCAAGAAGCCGACGCCGAAGAAGCCGGTCCAGAAGAAGGCGAACGTGTATGGGCCGATGGCGGATGCGGTGAAGGCCCTGAAGATGGACCCGAACAAGATCGCAGAAGAAGCGGTAGCGGCCCTTTTGAAGCGTTGGGAGGTCTAA
- a CDS encoding phage tail tube protein, whose translation MAKQIGMGGGVTAGSTECPVTEWTINVNNDTQDVTDTGSGGWQAMLAGVNSAETTFTAFWGGAVSVLSTLFAIGTTVPITLTVGTGGGVFAGSFVIKTFSVKNNAKTPVEFSCTGTSTGAVTMPS comes from the coding sequence ATGGCAAAACAGATCGGTATGGGCGGCGGGGTGACGGCCGGCAGCACGGAGTGCCCCGTCACCGAATGGACCATTAACGTGAACAACGACACGCAGGACGTGACCGACACCGGCAGCGGAGGCTGGCAGGCGATGCTGGCCGGGGTCAACTCTGCCGAGACCACGTTCACCGCCTTCTGGGGAGGTGCTGTCAGCGTGTTGTCCACGCTGTTCGCCATCGGCACCACGGTGCCCATCACCCTGACCGTCGGCACCGGCGGGGGCGTGTTCGCCGGGTCGTTCGTCATCAAGACGTTTTCCGTGAAGAACAACGCCAAGACGCCGGTCGAGTTCTCGTGTACCGGCACGAGTACCGGAGCCGTGACGATGCCGAGCTAA